The Euphorbia lathyris chromosome 2, ddEupLath1.1, whole genome shotgun sequence genome includes a window with the following:
- the LOC136217253 gene encoding transcription factor MYB61, with protein MGRHSCCYKQKLRKGLWSPEEDEKLLRHITKFGHGCWSSVPKQAGLQRCGKSCRLRWINYLRPDLKRGTFSHQEENLIIELHAVLGNRWSQIAAQLPGRTDNEIKNLWNSCLKKKLRQRGIDPVTHKPLSELEINGEDKNLTTAAAAAASAAADNSQEKNSPVSNELNLLEASTNPTKKKQQSPVSSYNGNKDFFIERFANSQQEFMGHLPIHPQLNYASNARLGANSIPSSLWFSQSTKAFDMNSEFTSTPAPAPTIIPPATTSFMGGFKGSEDPSLPSFSISNLRYWGEPPTNTSNSSTGSTGNCNSSSSYFENSIFPWGFLTDCSSTEKDPQNQNQLMSSHQEEVKWSEYLHNPILMAAAALQNQNQQSLYNEIKSETHFLNENSTAPIWSHHNHNQHHQQQESSNLQSSDLCPKDIQRLTAAAYGHI; from the exons ATGGGGAGGCATTCCTGCTGCTACAAGCAAAAACTCCGGAAAGGCCTTTGGTCTCCTGAAGAAGACGAGAAACTTCTCCGCCATATTACTAAATTCGGCCATGGCTGCTGGAGCTCTGTCCCTAAACAAGCTGGTTTACAAAGATGTGGTAAAAGCTGTAGATTGAggtggattaattacttgagacCTGATTTGAAAAGAGGTACATTTTCTCATCAGGAAGAGAATCTTATAATTGAACTCCATGCTGTTCTTGGCAACAG GTGGTCTCAGATTGCAGCACAATTACCGGGAAGAACAGATAATGAAATTAAGAATCTATGGAATTCTTGCTTGAAAAAGAAACTTAGACAGAGAGGTATTGATCCGGTTACTCATAAACCCCTTTCAGAACTTGAAATCAATGGAGAAGATAAGAATTTAACTACCGCCGCCGCTGCGGCAGCCTCCGCCGCCGCGGACAATTCTCAAGAGAAGAATTCTCCGGTTTCTAATGAATTGAATCTCCTTGAAGCTAGTACTAATCCTACTAAGAAGAAACAACAATCTCCGGTTTCTTCttataatggcaacaaagattTCTTCATCGAAAGGTTTGCAAATTCGCAGCAGGAATTTATGGGGCATTTGCCTATACATCCGCAATTGAATTATGCATCAAATGCGAGACTCGGAGCCAATTCGATCCCTTCCTCGCTTTGGTTCAGCCAAAGTACTAAAGCTTTCGACATGAATTCTGAATTTACTTCAACTCCAGCTCCTGCACCGACAATAATTCCGCCTGCAACAACCTCATTCATGGGGGGTTTCAAGGGGTCAGAAGATCCATCTTTGCCCTCTTTTTCAATCAGTAATCTGCGGTATTGGGGGGAGCCGCCGACGAATACTAGTAACAGCAGCACAGGCAGCACTGGAAACTGCAACAGTTCTTCTTCCTACTTTGAAAACAGCATATTTCCATGGGGGTTTCTTACAGATTGTAGCTCAACAGAAAAAGACccccaaaatcaaaatcagTTAATGAGTAGCCATCAGGAGGAAGTGAAGTGGTCTGAGTATCTTCATAATCCAATTCTAATGGCGGCAGCAGCTTTACAGAATCAAAATCAGCAATCTTTGTACAATGAGATTAAATCAGAAACACATTTCTTAAATGAAAATTCAACTGCGCCTATTTGGTCTCATCATAATCATAATCAGCATCATCAGCAACAAGAAAGTAGTAATCTTCAAAGTTCTGATCTTTGTCCTAAGGATATCCAGAGACTTACAGCAGCTGCTTATGGACATATTTAG